The Astatotilapia calliptera chromosome 17, fAstCal1.2, whole genome shotgun sequence genome has a segment encoding these proteins:
- the LOC113008587 gene encoding poly [ADP-ribose] polymerase 12-like, producing the protein METEILKMICAGQGAVNTEDLVYNLFSGDPTKLSEIICNQEKFVSCCPNGQPKVVARTRLRLCRVKDCPGTCRGLHLCKNFLFSGFCQFTQLRRGCSFSHELTSEHNQRLLREHELESLSREELCTLLLQSDHTLLPAICYDYNNGDGEFGRCQDGDGCRRLHICQKYISRECSCSRNHNFTAPQPIKNVQERGVPGALLPSLKAVYANKEALRLAENGQQQRRGRGRGGRGATGSRGNRGNRGNQSSRPVQDRASSLTEMLAGTHIFDLYTSNGLNESDDENSSTSDISAATSDNDASSENGETRRRRRRHGRSQAAVRGRGGNRGTNKQPLPKTRSSSNINAAVSDEAAKGGEWQNNRQRPVRDKTGICMYFIKGHCKHDDRCFKAHDKMPYRWQVQDGVQWTDLPDNETIERDYCDPSNSYSSTSPAVHFDTMTCGSNKVRRLSTENSVIEPTFIHTTEWLWYWQDEFGRWNTYSADTSGHKAADINSTKLEEKFLANDKDVVDFTAGSQSYSLSFQDMIQTNKRYGTKRCVCRRPLFVSAADVLTKKVRRPVVKASAPIPDNWDKTQIPETGYSRISVQRASDEFKTVETHFCKTMKGFDIVKIERIQNKALWEVFQWQKNQMKTKNKGGNVTEKKLFHGTHSKFVDTICHHNFDWRICGLNGTAFGKGSYFARDARYSHNYTGDTDVRDMFISRVLVGDFTKGSSDYPRPPSKDGGDINFYDSCVDDVMNPSIYVVFEKHQIYPEYLIKYKTTHPLVSTLMYSGGASAPAPKPVAAPKPATISAYQPSTISSGYKASTSASFYSPNTTSSPHPSSSVSSGYPSSSASSGYPSSSASSGYPSSSASSGYPSSSASSGYQYSTSYSNIRTVNQPTHVPPSPSAPPKKTSDSCVIA; encoded by the exons ATGGAGACGGAAATACTGAAAATGATCTGCGCCGGCCAAGGAGCAGTCAACACGGAGGATTTAGTGTATAATCTGTTTTCCGGAGATCCCACGAAGTTGTCGGAGATCATTTGTAACCAAGAGAAATTTGTTTCCTGTTGTCCAAACGGACAGCCGAAGGTGGTGGCCAGGACCCGCCTGAGACTTTGCAGAGTGAAAGACTGCCCGGGGACGTGCAGGGGTCTGCACCTGTGCAAAAACTTCCTCTTCAGCGGTTTCTGTCAGTTCACTCAGCTCAG GAGGGGCTGCAGCTTCTCCCATGAGCTGACGTCTGAGCATAACCAAAGACTTCTGAGGGAGCATGAGCTGGAGAGCCTGAGCCGAGAGGAGCTGTGcaccctgctgctgcagagtgacCACACACTCCTTCCTGCT ATATGCTACGACTACAACAACGGTGATGGAGAGTTCGGCCGGTGTCAGGATGGTGATGGTTGCAGGAGGCTCCACATCTGCCAGAAGTACATCAGCCGTGAATGCAGCTGCTCGAGGAATCACAATTTTACTGCTCCACAGCCCATAAAAAATGTCCAAGAAAGAGGCGTACCTGGTGCCCTTCTGCCATCCTTGAAGGCTGTGTATGCAAATAAAGAGGCTTTGAGGCTGGCTGAGAATGGTCAACAACAGCGGAGAGGCAGAGGGAGAGGTGGTAGGGGTGCGACAGGCAGCAGGGGCAATAGGGGAAACAGAGGAAACCAGAGCAGCCGACCAGTGCAGGATCGAGCCTCCTCACTTACTGAGATGCTTGCTGGCACTCACATCTTCGATCTGTACACCAGTAATGGACTGAATGAAAGCGACGATGAAAACTCTTCCACCAGTGACATCTCCGCAGCCACCAGTGACAACGATGCGAGCAGTGAAAACGGTGAGACTCGAAGACGGAGACGCCGTCATGGAAGAAGTCAAGCAGCTGTCAGAGGGAGAGGCGGCAACAGGGGCACCAATAAGCAACCACTACCAAAAACTCGTTCATCAAGCAACATTAACGCTGCTGTCAGTGATGAAGCTGCTAAAGGTGGAGAATGGCAGAACAATAGACAGAGGCCTGTCAGAG ATAAAACAGGGATCTGCATGTACTTCATTAAAGGTCACTGCAAACATGATG aTCGATGTTTTAAAGCTCATGACAAGATGCCGTACCGATGGCAGGTCCAAGATGGAGTCCAGTGGACTGATTTGCCCGATAATGAGACAATTGAGAGAGACTACTGTGACCCCAGTAACTCATACAG TAGCACCAGTCCAGCCGTGCACTTTGACACGATGACCTGTGGATCGAACAAAGTACGTCGACTCTCGACAGAAAACTCCGTGATTGAGCCGACTTTCATCCACACCACCGAGTGGCTTTGGTACTGGCAGGATGAGTTTGGGAGGTGGAACACTTATTCCGCAGAT ACTAGTGGACATAAAGCAGCAGACATCAACAGCACAAAGCTGGAGGAGAAGTTTCTGGCCAATGACAAAGACGTGGTGGACTTCACTGCTGGCTCCCAGTCGTATTCACTCAGTTTCCAGG ACATGATACAGACAAATAAACGCTATGGCACCAAAAGGTGTGTGTGCAGACGGCCACTGTTTGTCTCTGCTGCAGATGTCCTAACAAAGAAAGTCAG ACGGCCCGTGGTTAAAGCATCTGCTCCAATACCAGACAACTGGGACAAGACACAGATCCCCGAAACAGGATATTCG cGAATCTCCGTCCAGCGCGCTTCAGATGAATTTAAGACGGTGGAAACTCATTTCTGTAAAACCATGAAAGGCTTTGATattgtcaaaattgagaggatTCAGAACAAAGCTCTTTGGGAAGTCTTTCAATG GCAAAAGAATCAGATGAAGACCAAAAACAAAGGGGGAAATGTGACTGAGAAAAAGCTTTTTCATGGCACTCACTCCAAATTTGTTGACACCATCTGCCACCACAACTTTGACTGGAGAATCTGCGGACTTAATGGAACGGCTTTTGGCAAAG GTAGTTACTTTGCCCGTGATGCCAGATACTCCCACAACTACACCGGTGACACTGACGTCAGAGACATGTTCATCTCACGGGTGCTGGTGGGAGACTTCACCAAAGGGTCCTCCGATTATCCCCGACCTCCTTCGAAGGACGGAGGGGACATAAACTTCTATGACAGCTGTGTTGACGATGTAATGAACCCCTCCATATATGTGGTGTTTGAGAAGCACCAGATCTACCCCGAGTACCTGATAAAGTACAAGACCACACACCCACTAGTTAGTACATTGATGTACAGTGGTGGTGCATCAGCACCAGCACCAAAGCCAGTGGCAGCACCAAAGCCAGCTACCATATCGGCTTACCAACCTAGCACGATCTCCTCTGGATATAAAGCCAGTACCTCCGCTTCTTTTTACTCACCTAACACAACCTCTTCGCCCCACCCATCTAGCTCTGTGTCTTCTGGGTACCCATCTAGCTCGGCGTCTTCTGGGTACCCATCTAGCTCGGCGTCTTCTGGGTACCCATCTAGCTCGGCGTCTTCTGGGTACCCATCTAGCTCGGCGTCTTCTGGGTACCAATACAGTACCTCGTACTCAAACATCAGAACAGTTAACCAGCCCACACATGTCCCTCCATCTccctcagcacccccaaagaaaACATCCGATTCTTGTGTCATTGCTTAA